The following are encoded in a window of Armatimonadota bacterium genomic DNA:
- a CDS encoding threonine synthase — protein MKIGLSCYLCGKQYDRSVLQTLCTDCKRPLRVDYDLDPSTMSKEALKDREPSMWRYREVLPPCEVVSLGEGMTPLWHTPSLGLNVWVKDEGVNPTASFKARGISVAVSMAKHLGATELAAPSAGNAGGALAAYCAKAGLKAHVYMPKDTPLACIIEAQMHGADVQLIDGLINDCGRMIAEVKEERGWFDVSTLKEPYRIEGKKTMGYEIAEQMSWSLPDAIIYPTGGGTGLIGMWKAFDEMERMEWIGSKRPKMISVQATGCCPIVTAFEKGERFAELHENAHTVASGLRVPAAVGDFIMLDLIRASGGTAIAVTDEEMISCAREIAAKTGVFACPEGGATLAAYRRLIDNGFLKESDQTVLFNTGSGVKYLEALGQ, from the coding sequence ATGAAAATTGGCCTGTCCTGCTACCTGTGCGGCAAGCAGTACGACCGAAGCGTCCTTCAAACTCTCTGCACGGACTGCAAGCGGCCTTTGCGCGTCGATTACGATCTTGATCCTTCCACGATGTCGAAGGAGGCGTTGAAAGATCGAGAGCCGTCCATGTGGCGGTACAGGGAGGTCTTGCCTCCGTGCGAGGTCGTCAGTCTCGGAGAGGGGATGACGCCGCTGTGGCACACGCCTTCGCTTGGGCTCAATGTTTGGGTGAAAGACGAGGGCGTCAACCCCACTGCTTCTTTCAAAGCCCGGGGGATAAGCGTCGCGGTGAGCATGGCGAAGCACCTGGGTGCGACCGAACTGGCTGCGCCGAGCGCGGGCAATGCGGGCGGCGCGCTTGCGGCGTACTGCGCGAAGGCCGGACTGAAGGCGCACGTCTACATGCCGAAGGACACGCCCCTCGCTTGCATCATCGAGGCGCAGATGCACGGCGCGGACGTGCAGCTGATCGACGGGCTGATCAACGATTGCGGTCGCATGATCGCCGAAGTGAAGGAGGAGCGCGGATGGTTCGACGTCAGCACCCTCAAAGAGCCGTACCGGATCGAAGGCAAGAAAACGATGGGTTACGAAATCGCAGAGCAGATGTCGTGGTCTCTGCCAGACGCAATCATCTATCCTACCGGCGGCGGAACGGGGCTGATCGGAATGTGGAAGGCGTTCGACGAGATGGAGCGCATGGAGTGGATCGGATCAAAGCGCCCGAAGATGATCTCCGTTCAGGCGACCGGCTGCTGTCCGATCGTGACTGCCTTTGAGAAGGGAGAACGGTTTGCGGAACTGCACGAAAACGCCCACACGGTGGCGAGCGGATTGCGCGTGCCAGCGGCGGTCGGCGACTTCATCATGCTCGACCTGATTCGCGCTTCCGGCGGGACGGCGATCGCGGTCACCGACGAAGAGATGATCTCGTGCGCACGCGAGATCGCTGCTAAGACCGGCGTCTTCGCCTGCCCGGAAGGCGGCGCTACGCTTGCGGCCTACCGCCGACTGATCGACAACGGCTTCCTCAAGGAGTCAGACCAGACCGTGCTGTTCAATACCGGCAGCGGCGTGAAGTACCTCGAAGCGTTAGGCCAATAG
- a CDS encoding homocysteine S-methyltransferase family protein has product MKFESPLLDALAERVLVWDGASGTQLQIAAQDDADFTLDPSADYPTKIKDAAQRLDGKPLDGCNDILNITRPEVVQALHESYLAVGCDIVETNSFGTTSIVLDDYEIPELVYDISLASAQIARRATDKFSTSDRPRFAVGAVGPGTKLISLGQATWDELESTYCDAMTGLIDGGVDALLLETLQDLLMAKASIVGAERAMAETGKRLPLFVQITIEQTGTMLVGSEIGAALNMVECFPGVVAVGINCATGPKEMASHVRFLGKNSTRPISVQPNAGLPLMEGGRAVYKLTPEELAQHHELFVKEDGVAMAGGCCGTTPEHMKLVVEAVGGRPHTSNAHWMKCRDLFPGFDFSMKTQEQMSALKLVGCSSLYQFVPYDQEPSFLIIGERTNANGSRKFKKLLANDNWDAMVDLARELEGEGSHVIDVCTAYVGRDEERDMRILLSLYNKQVTVPIMIDSTEANVIEVSLQYLAGKPIINSINFEDGGERLHTVLGFAQKYAAAVVALTIDEDGMAKTCARKIEVADRLIEQTRAYGLPDHDVFFDCLTFTLGSGDEEFRTAAIETIKAIKEIKRKYPLANTTLGVSNISFGLNPATRIVLNSVFLHYALKAGLSSGIVHGSKILPENKIDPEVWKITEDLVFDRREYASA; this is encoded by the coding sequence ATGAAGTTTGAAAGTCCCCTGCTCGATGCCCTTGCCGAGCGCGTCTTGGTCTGGGACGGGGCCAGCGGCACGCAGTTGCAAATCGCGGCGCAGGACGACGCGGACTTTACTCTCGACCCTTCAGCCGACTATCCGACAAAGATCAAAGATGCCGCGCAACGGCTCGACGGCAAGCCGCTCGATGGGTGCAACGACATTTTGAACATCACGCGACCCGAGGTTGTTCAAGCGTTGCACGAGTCCTACCTCGCGGTCGGGTGCGACATCGTCGAAACGAACAGTTTCGGCACGACCTCGATCGTTCTCGACGATTATGAGATTCCTGAGCTGGTCTACGATATCAGCCTAGCGTCGGCACAGATAGCGCGGCGCGCCACGGACAAGTTCTCAACGAGCGACAGGCCGCGCTTTGCAGTCGGGGCGGTCGGCCCCGGAACGAAGCTCATCAGCCTCGGCCAGGCGACGTGGGACGAGCTGGAGTCGACGTACTGCGATGCGATGACCGGCTTGATCGACGGCGGAGTCGACGCTCTGCTCCTCGAAACCCTACAAGACCTTCTGATGGCAAAGGCGAGCATCGTGGGCGCAGAGCGTGCGATGGCCGAGACGGGAAAGCGGCTTCCGCTGTTCGTGCAGATCACGATTGAACAGACAGGCACGATGCTCGTCGGAAGCGAGATCGGAGCGGCGCTCAACATGGTCGAGTGCTTCCCCGGCGTCGTCGCTGTCGGCATAAACTGCGCGACCGGCCCGAAGGAGATGGCGTCGCACGTGCGGTTCCTCGGCAAAAACTCTACACGTCCCATCTCCGTGCAGCCGAACGCGGGGCTCCCTTTGATGGAGGGCGGAAGAGCTGTCTACAAGCTCACGCCAGAGGAGCTTGCGCAGCACCACGAGCTGTTCGTGAAGGAGGACGGTGTCGCAATGGCGGGCGGCTGTTGCGGAACGACGCCAGAGCACATGAAGTTGGTCGTCGAAGCGGTCGGCGGACGACCGCACACGAGCAACGCGCATTGGATGAAGTGCCGCGACCTCTTCCCCGGCTTCGACTTCTCAATGAAGACTCAAGAGCAGATGAGCGCGCTGAAGCTCGTAGGTTGTTCGTCGCTCTACCAGTTCGTCCCTTACGACCAGGAGCCCTCGTTCCTCATCATTGGCGAAAGGACGAACGCGAACGGCAGCAGGAAGTTCAAGAAACTGCTCGCTAACGATAACTGGGACGCGATGGTCGACCTCGCGCGCGAGCTTGAAGGCGAAGGTTCGCACGTCATCGACGTCTGCACCGCCTACGTTGGCCGCGACGAAGAGCGCGACATGCGGATTCTTCTCAGCCTCTACAACAAGCAGGTGACCGTGCCGATCATGATCGACTCGACCGAGGCGAACGTGATCGAGGTATCGCTGCAGTACCTCGCGGGCAAGCCGATCATCAACTCGATCAACTTCGAGGACGGCGGCGAGCGTCTGCACACGGTGCTCGGCTTCGCTCAGAAGTACGCCGCAGCGGTCGTCGCCTTAACGATAGACGAGGACGGAATGGCGAAAACCTGCGCTCGTAAAATCGAGGTCGCGGATCGACTGATCGAGCAGACCCGCGCTTACGGACTCCCCGATCACGACGTGTTCTTCGACTGCCTCACCTTCACGCTCGGCTCGGGCGACGAAGAGTTCCGGACCGCCGCGATCGAGACCATCAAGGCGATCAAGGAGATCAAGAGGAAGTACCCGCTGGCGAACACGACGCTCGGGGTCAGCAACATCTCGTTCGGCCTCAATCCCGCCACCAGGATCGTGCTGAACTCCGTTTTCCTGCACTACGCTCTCAAGGCCGGACTCAGCAGCGGGATCGTCCACGGAAGCAAGATACTGCCAGAGAACAAGATCGACCCCGAGGTTTGGAAGATTACGGAAGACCTGGTGTTCGACCGGCGCGAGTACGCCAGCGCCTGA
- a CDS encoding carboxymuconolactone decarboxylase family protein, whose product MAFIEYVPESEIAPEQRVPDKDNILQIHCVHPEVMRLHYDLYLELMHKPGPLSRVQREMIAVVVSGLNGCHY is encoded by the coding sequence ATGGCATTCATAGAGTACGTCCCCGAGAGCGAGATCGCGCCCGAACAGAGGGTGCCCGACAAGGACAACATCCTCCAGATCCACTGCGTGCATCCCGAGGTTATGAGGCTTCACTACGACCTGTACCTCGAGTTGATGCACAAGCCTGGGCCGCTGTCGCGCGTGCAAAGAGAGATGATCGCCGTGGTCGTTTCAGGGCTGAACGGGTGTCACTACTGA
- a CDS encoding gamma-glutamyltransferase family protein — MPVFARNVVATSQPLAASVGLETLRRGGNAMDAALATAICLTVVEPTSNGIGSDAFALIWSGGELQGLNASGKSPANWDVSRFDGMEQVPLRGWDAVTVPGAVDAWVQCSRRFGRMPFSELFDGALRYAEDGFHVSPVIGLVWARAAEAFKGFPAFYDTFMPGDKAPEIGSIMFLPDHAETLRLIAESEGEAFYRGEIAEKIVKDAEANGAAMSLDDLAQHESEWVEPISIGFHGVDLNEIPPNGQGLAALIALGVLRHTPVLDFPIDSADSVHHQIEAMKIAFAEVFAHLSDPATMRASVDELLDDTYLKKQADSIDPKSAGKARSMLAAAPSTVYLCTADDEGMMVSFIQSNYYGFGSGVVVPGTGIALQNRGCGFTLEKDHPNEAAPGKRPFHTIIPGFVTSERGLSARIQDHGLSVREPAPMESAVLQSAQDDNPAHSQNALMAFGVMGGHMQAQGHVQTVLRTFGHGQNPQAASDAPRWQVSEDGEVLLEEGFDTSVADNLAAREHKVKTNMAPGHFGGGQYILKLEDGYCAASDHRKDGCALGF; from the coding sequence ATGCCTGTGTTCGCCCGCAACGTCGTGGCGACCTCTCAGCCGTTGGCGGCCTCAGTGGGGCTGGAGACGCTCAGGCGTGGGGGGAACGCGATGGACGCGGCGCTGGCGACGGCGATCTGCCTGACGGTGGTCGAGCCGACCTCGAACGGCATCGGCTCGGACGCGTTCGCCTTGATTTGGTCTGGCGGCGAGTTGCAAGGACTGAACGCGAGCGGCAAGTCGCCTGCGAACTGGGACGTCTCGAGGTTCGACGGCATGGAGCAAGTTCCCTTGCGAGGATGGGATGCGGTGACGGTGCCGGGCGCGGTCGATGCGTGGGTGCAGTGCTCGCGGCGGTTCGGGCGCATGCCGTTCAGCGAGCTTTTCGACGGTGCGCTGCGCTACGCCGAAGACGGATTCCACGTCTCCCCCGTCATAGGGCTTGTGTGGGCGCGTGCGGCGGAGGCGTTCAAGGGGTTCCCCGCTTTCTATGACACTTTTATGCCGGGGGACAAGGCGCCCGAGATCGGGAGCATCATGTTTCTTCCCGACCACGCCGAGACGCTTCGCTTGATCGCAGAGAGCGAGGGCGAAGCGTTCTATCGTGGTGAGATCGCTGAGAAGATCGTCAAGGACGCCGAGGCCAACGGCGCGGCTATGTCGCTGGACGACCTCGCGCAGCACGAGTCGGAGTGGGTCGAGCCGATCTCCATCGGCTTTCACGGCGTCGATCTGAATGAGATCCCGCCGAACGGCCAGGGCCTCGCTGCACTGATCGCGCTGGGCGTCTTGCGCCACACTCCGGTTCTCGACTTCCCCATCGACTCCGCGGACTCGGTCCACCATCAGATCGAAGCGATGAAGATCGCGTTCGCGGAGGTCTTCGCGCATCTCAGCGACCCAGCAACCATGCGCGCCTCGGTCGATGAGCTGCTTGATGACACGTATCTCAAAAAGCAAGCCGACTCGATCGACCCGAAGAGCGCAGGTAAGGCACGCTCGATGCTCGCAGCCGCGCCGAGTACCGTCTATCTGTGCACCGCGGACGACGAGGGCATGATGGTTTCGTTCATCCAGTCGAACTACTACGGCTTTGGATCCGGCGTGGTCGTCCCCGGCACGGGGATCGCGCTGCAGAACAGGGGCTGCGGTTTCACTCTCGAAAAAGACCACCCCAACGAGGCCGCCCCCGGCAAGCGCCCGTTCCACACGATCATCCCCGGCTTTGTAACTTCGGAGCGCGGGCTCTCAGCCCGCATCCAGGACCACGGACTCTCAGTCCGTGAGCCCGCTCCTATGGAAAGCGCGGTCCTTCAATCCGCTCAGGATGACAACCCCGCGCACTCCCAAAATGCGCTGATGGCGTTCGGGGTGATGGGAGGTCACATGCAGGCGCAGGGGCACGTGCAGACGGTTCTGCGAACCTTCGGCCACGGCCAAAACCCGCAAGCCGCATCTGATGCCCCACGCTGGCAGGTTTCTGAGGACGGCGAGGTCCTACTCGAAGAGGGTTTCGATACGAGTGTCGCCGACAATCTCGCGGCTCGCGAACACAAGGTTAAAACCAACATGGCTCCCGGCCACTTCGGCGGCGGTCAGTACATCTTGAAGCTCGAAGACGGCTACTGCGCCGCGAGCGACCACCGCAAGGACGGCTGTGCCCTAGGATTCTGA